The genomic stretch ataaatacacgtgcccgcaaaagcccgcgaaaaaaacggggcggggtgaggtggacacatttgagggtgagaGCCTAAATCAttggcccgccccgcacaaaagtgcAGGTAAAACGGGCATGCCCCGCGGGCCAAACCCGTTTTATCACCCGTAAGGGCTAGATGATCATCTTGTACGTTAAAGTACAAATGATCGCTTATATGATAAGTGTGGTTGACATGCCTAATGTAACATGGAGTTTGTATAAGAAAAATAACCTCATTAAAAAGTGGCCGGAGGTGGAAGATGAAAAAAAATCGATTATAGTTCATGGCAACAACTTAGTTTAAATTATTTCTAAAATAACATGGATTACTTGCAACTCTCTTTCAATTGAATATCCATGTAAATATTCCACAGCTAAGCCAAGAAAGAGTTTTCTCTTAATATCAACTAACATCCCATTAAAATCAATTACATAAATTTTATACTAAACAAATAAAGTttataatatttatattttcCATTTCATCTTCTATTATATCATGTCATGTGTTTAATTTCAATAATTTATTATATATCAAACTCTTTTTAAGATTGATATATGATATTTATAGACTCTTTTATCTCTTGATTAAAATTTCAAATTTATCTCACATTTCTTTTTCATACATTTTCTCactttcattttattttttttctttatttatttattatcattaaaaatactaataatatattttttaattctaataaaattaataatttaTTACATTCACATTTCATTATCAACacaatatttattttattttaaacaACATTTGCCTTAATTTAGAAGATTaaactttttatttttaaatatttttttttctttttgcatctaacggttttttataaatattttgtatgataatttaatataattaattttatataattattgtttattttatgattaagtaaattattttaaattttacatgtgtatctaaatatattttatatcatatcaaatattttttttatctCACAGTAGATTATCAATacaatatttattttattttaatcaataatttgtattttaatccttattttaaaatatataaaaaattgTCAATCTTTATTATATTATTTAATACAATTAGAtttatataattaatttttattttataattaagTAATTCATTAAAAATTTATATCTATATAAATACAATTTATATTAtatcaaataaattttttatttcaCATGTCACTATCAACAcaatatatattttattttaatcaagaATTATCTTAACTTTAAAGATAAAatcattattttaaaatattaaatattcTTTTTCAACTTATCCTTTTTTTCTTTCTGCGTTTTAtataattattattaattttaagATTAATAACTAATTTTTTAGatatatatttaaatatattttatattatatcCAATAAATTTATCTATACAACCAGCACAAATATCTAATATTCGGATAGTTTAAAACTAGAGAAATAATATCTATCATATATTTTTGAGGAATTGATATGAATGATAAATGAGTAATGTAGTAGTTTCAAAAATTATAgtattgattttatttatttttaattgaattgTATTATTTAATTACTATTTTTTTTTGGTattatttcacatttttttaataaaaatttatgtttttttaacatattattttcaatatattaatttcatttaatttgcACAAGACCTCTAAATTAAATATAATTGTATTTTTAAtcaacaataaaaaaaattatgttaaAGAATGAGTTGTTTGGCTATATGCTTATTGCTTAAAAAACTGCGGTGCTAGTTGGGACAAAAGAGTACTTATTTTTGGTTAAATCCATGCGAGCAATTGATAGATTCAAAGATTAAAAGCGCGCGAGGGTTTTGATTTTCACAATCAAGACTTAACAGTATTCAATTCAATTTACCATGAAAGAGCTTTGTAGAAATTTCCAGCGAGGCAGgttattcttcttcttcttgatAGTGTATTGTTCGTGTTCCATTTTTGTAACAAAATCGATTATCAGTTTAAGCATACAAATAATTcgaattggtgtttgtttgttgttCATGTTTCAGTTGTACTTATGGAGAAAGGTGTAGATTTCTTCATCAACAACCAAATCAACAGCAGCGAAAATCTAATGCCTTTGGTGGACAGACCAATAAAAACCCTTTTGGATTTGGGTCTGCTTCTGCCTCTGCTCCCAACCAACAGCCAAAGAACAATCCTTTTGGTTTTGGATCACAGAATACCTCTCAGTCAAATGGGGCCCCTCGTTCCGACTCCAAACCAAACCAATTCCAGGTACTTGCTCTTTGCATATGCGTGTATTCAGTTAGTTATTTGAGAGTTTATGTAATGAATGCTTACATTCAGTTAGCTATTTGTGTTTGGATATACATGTTGGAACTTGGAAAGCTATTTGAGTTGTCAATGTTTGTTTTTAAAGTGGAAATAGGACTTGGAGGGGGATAGGAATCAATCAGGGAACAATTGCATAAGCTATTTTCATAAGTTGCCTCAAAGAGCTTATTAAAAATATGCTGTTTTTGGCAATAGTCTCAAGTAGAAGGTATAtggtttagggtttagggtttatGGTATAGGGTTCGATGACTAGAAACTAACAAAACCTTTTACTTAGTAACATTTGTCTATCATAAGCTATTGATATGAGCTCATCTAAACACATTGAATGAATGCTTTTGTTATTAGATACGCTTAAATAAACAATTTCAAACATCCCCTGGTATAGACATTATTCCGTATTGGAAAAGAAAATGGAAGGTAGGTTGAAGATAATCACTGCAGAAGAGCTTCCGATATGGTGGTAGAAGTCTCTGATGATCAGAGAGAGCGGTATCTGCATGGTTATCACCCTAATGCCCAAGTCAGTGTTTGAGAGAGGTGGAACTATGCAAGTGTGTCATGAGAGTAAAACCTAACTGTGACTCAGGGTCACGCTTAGAACCGTTTCCGGTTGGCTCGACATGGATTGCGGGCAACTGTTGGATTGGGCCGGTCTTATTGAGCCTTTGGTCAGCCCGGAACAGACACATTGTGAGGTCTTCTTTATTAAATGTTGGCCATTATTTATAATGCATGAATATATCGTTGATGCTCTTCAATATTTAAGGAGTACCTTTTGTGTCGTTCTCATTGTTATGTTTGGTTACACCTTCCTTGTTAATATAATCATGTGATTATTTGTTTTAGTATTGATGATTTACTTCTGAAACAGCCTTTTGAAAACAAATGGAATCGAACGTCATCCAAACCCCAGAGTGGCACTCAACGTCCTTCTGATAACAATTCCCAAACAGTGAATCATAAGTAAGTACCGATTAATCCATTACTCTTACTCATCTCTCATCAAACATAGACATTTTTCTTTATGTAGCAGTGGGGAACGTATGGATGAAAATAGGGCCACCTATATGTTGGATATACACCATTTTACCTCTGAATAGAAAACATGAGAAGACAGGCCTAACCACCTACACTGTGCATAACATAGCACACAGACTCATGGTGTTTAGGGATATGCCTTTTATTTGAAGATACAAAATATGATATATTTTAATTTGTTACTTATGCACTACCTTTGTTTCAGCTAAAGTGCATGCTTTGCTTTTATATAATTTGTTAATGCATGACTAAGATGTGTGTTACACTGCTTTCTCAATTAAATAAACATGCAAAATTGAAGTTAGTGTTATTATTTTGTTTTCCTTCACCATTATGGTCTTTTTTCGGTGTTAACCTGGCCATCTCCTTTTTTGTTTATTCAGTAAGTCTCAGTACGATGATTTTATTTCCACCCTCCCTATCAATGTTTGTGTCTGTTacctttttttaaaaatttaCACTTTGCATTGGGTATACTTCTTCAAGAAAGTTATGTATTTCACTAAAGCTTGGTTGATGTAATTGAAGCTGCACAGATCCTGAGATTTGCAAGCGCCTGATTGCAGAAGATTTTGAGCAAGAGAAACCACTCTGGATACTTACATGCTATGGTCATTGCAAAGGGTAAAGTTTTCTATGCACAAGGGTTTATAAACATTAATCAAATTTGTTTTTGATATTAAAAATATTATGTTTCATAATCATGGAGGAAGCCATTGTGTAGCAGTCTAGTACCTAATAAAGTCACAAACCATGTAGGCAAAGATCCATATTCCTCAAAACCTGTGAAGTCAGAAGTGGACTATGTTACAAAAGATTGTCAACTATTTTTGCATCTATTCTTCACATTTAACAACAGCTAAACCACTAACCATTATACATTTCCTCAAGCTCATATCCTTGAAAACCGTTTTCAAAGATGAAAGATGTTTTAATGGGGACCGATTTGATTTGTATTACAAAGCCAAGTGGTTGGAATTTGCATGGAGTgttcacacacacacacacagtCTCATTTTCTATTTAAACTTTAGCGGAGCCTCCTTTACTTGCATACGTGTTATGCCACTGCCCAGTCAGTTAACTGTTTGGAATAAGGAGTAAAAACATCATCTCAAGGAGTTCCGTGTAGCAATTTCTATACCAAAAAAGAGATCATAATCTACTTTCCACGCTTGAAATAGATATTACTTTAAAGAATCTTAGCCAATGCACTAATAAGAAAGCTAAGTATCGTGATAGATTTGACTCTTTTTTATCCAGTGCTCCTTGTGACATTATTGGAGATATTAGCTATGAAGAATTACGGGCATCTGCTTACGAGGATGCTAAGAATGGAATGAGTTTGCCATTAATTGTAAGAAATTTGATCTAATGTACCTACATTTTCGTTGTGATACTAAGAGATCGTATTGCTTTGTTGCATTTTTTATTCCCTTTTGTTTTTCCATCCCCTTCTGGTGGATACCTTATTCCCTATCTATACTTCTAATTTGTTTTTCTCTAgtaattttttttcttctataTTACGTTATAATGAGCAGGATTCATTTTACTttaaaaaaatgaagaaaagCCTATTTTCAAATTTTTTGTACTAACGTTTGCAACTACAAGGTAATTATTACATTCATGCAATTGTCTTCTCTGGTGTAACTTTAAACTATGTTGTTACAGGTTGAAAAAGAGAGAAACATACTAAAATCCAAGTTGGTTGAGTTTGACAAACTACTTTCTGAACCCTACAAAATGCCTCTGAATTCTTCTCTTGACATTCAAAAGTACCAATCTAATGGAGCCAATGCAAATGCATTTTCACCAGCTACTCAAAATAATGGTCCTTTATCAGTCTCAAGCTTTAGCCAACTGGGTGCTTCACTGAACACTGGTTTTGAAAGGTAAGACTGACATGATTTGGAACATTATCTAGATTTTCAATCGTGTGTAGCCAAAAGATGGCCTAAATCAAGAAATATCCAAAATTTAGCTAACAGGGAATGCAAAGAGCTTCTTAAGTGGTATATAGTTTGATAAGATATTGACGAGACCTGATGTTTTCTGACCTAGTTTCTTGTACATCACACCTCTACATATTCCTTTTTCTTAAACTGCTATCTACTATTTGTTTTTGTTTGGGATTATGGCGTGATTGTGAAGAAGAGAGTTGTGAAAGACATGAATCTTTCTATTATTGTGGTTTAAGGTTTTAGTTACTGTTACGGAAATGTTAATACAGACTAGTTGAATATCCTTGCAAGTTCTGTAGAATGGCCTAGGTCATGAGAGTTTGGTGTCTGACATACCTTAAATGGGCTAtgattgttttttttttgtttggCGTTGAAGGATTAAAAAAACAGTGTATGCTATAATGGATAGGATGCAAGTCTCTAATcgttcttttattttttattcttatgatttttatttttatgtctACTCTTGGTGTATATATGGTAATCTGTGTGTAACTTATTAGGCCCTCTGCACCACAAGTGACCACTCCAGCGCAGCCTAATTCCTTTGGAAGTGGAGGTATGTGTTTTGCAAAAGGTCTATAACTAGTACTATGACTATGATTATCTTCTCTTTTCCCTGTTTGACCATCAATGTTGTGATGAATTGTAGGAAACTTTTTCTCATCCAACACAGGAAACCTATTCGGAAGTGGAATCTCTGGTGCTCAAAACAACACAGGAAACTCTTTCACATCCAACACAGGAAACTTATTCGGCAGTGGAGTCTCAGGTGCTCAAAACAACACAGGAAACTCTTTCACATCCAACACAGGAAGCCTATTCGGCAGTGGAGTCTCAGGTGCTCAAAACAACAACCCCTTTTCTACTCCAGCGGAGTTGACAATGTTTCCAGGATCAACTTCCCAATTCCAACAACCATCCATTGCGTTCAATAATACTAGCTCCGCCACAATGCTTCAGACAGCATCATCAGATGTTCAGTTGTAAGTCACTGATCACAGTAGTTTAAAATTCTGCAGAAGTAGTTGTGACAATTTAATCAAATTCCACTTCATTCATTACTCAACCAAAAACAGTACTACTACTACATTACTTGGCCAGATACAACTTTTCAGTGAACATGGAGTTCAATTAATATAACATATAGATCATAACCCAGCTCCTTGACCTTTAGTGTTTTCAGCCCCTTGCATCTCAAAATTAGTTATGCACTTTCAATTTGAACAAATCTCTTGACACTCTTCTGTTATTCATTTTGTATCAACTCACAACTGATACTCTTTATTCAATTAATATGacaatttcattttaatttccGTAAAGTAGAAGACGCAATTGCACCGGTTATGAATGTTATAATTTGGACAAAGTTGGGTGCATAGTTCAGTGGTAAAATCATTTTTGTATCGCCATATGCTACAGTTTATAGATTAGGAAGATTTTAACATTGGTAGAGATGCTTGAAGCATATGAGTCTTCTGTTTCCCTTAATTATTTCAACAAAGCTTTCAACTTTTGTTAGCATTTTGAACCTTCTTGGAAACTACACTTTTATTACTGCACTAACTTTCCGAGGTTATCTTTATAGAACTTTTAATCCCGCTTCATGTGCAAGTTACAAATTTAATATATCTTCTGCTTGAATCTTAAGTTTCATCTATTATTGCAGAAATACGCCCCAAGTGGAGAATGTGTCCGTAGATGACAGTATCTGGTTAAAGGAGAAATGGAATCCTGGAGAGGTAATAGTCTTACATGTGCTAAAATACACAATTCTTCATCTCGGAGCACTAAAATTTTGGCAGATACAGGCTTACTTTTTGTTGACTATATATTTTAATATTCAAGGGTTGGGGGATATTTTCTTAAGTGGTTAGTGAGATTAATGCCAGGATTTTTCTCTGTTTCATATATCTTTTAATTTGACAGATTCCAGAAGAAGCTCCTCCAGACAGATTTATTCGGTAAACATCTGTGTATTGGCATGTGATACAGAGCGGTTAGGTGTATTTTAAGTACTTTAGGTCCTTTCTTGGTTGCGTTATACAGAGCTATATCAACTGATGAATGAACAAGAAATGAGGAGGCAAAAGCAAAGCCTCGATTACAGTTCTTGTATAGGTCTTGTACGTGCAAGACTATTGAGCTCAAATCAATCTCTTCTTTGGTTCTATATTGCTTAATTGGACAAAACCCCTCTATTTTGTTGATGGCATCTGAGATTTTCCGGCTCAAATTTACTAATTTTGTTTTAAGTATGATTTGTACATACCCCAATTTCTAAAAATGATCGTAGGATGAAAATTGTGTTGACATGCTCACACATGATGTCAAACCATCACACTTTCTGCCAGTTTATATACAGTGTTTCTAAAGGTGAAACAACCATTTAGGTGTTAAGAATTATGGGCTGTTTACGGGGTTTCATGTTTCAATATACATACAAGTCAACTTATTATAGAAATAAATTGTGAGACACAAGTGTGAGTTGTGAAAGTTCCACATTATTTGGAAAAGTGGAGGTTAAGTACTTTATAAGTGAGAGGATACGTACACCAATTGTCTTAGAGTCTGTTTGGGAGTTGGTTTTTGGAAGATTTTGGAGGAGAAACAAGTGAGTTGTTAAGTCTCACATTGTTAGAAAGAGTAGAGGTTGAACACTTTATAAGTGAGATGACTCATACACCTATTGTTttaaggtttttggtgaataAATGGTGTCTCTCTCATGTGTTCGTCAATGTTTTTGGATGAAGGGTGTTCTTGAACAAATTGGAGATGAAAATTGCGAGTGTATTAATATTCTTTGTgattacatttcatcaatcaaGTTCTCTAAAAATCCTGTGATGCATTGGAGGACTAAACACATTGATGTCAAATATCATTACTTATATGATCTTTCAAATCACATAGTGGTAAAGTGGAACACAAGAACGAGTTGCAGACATTATAACAAGACCATTAAAATTGTATGGGTTTGTGAAACTTATGAGACAATTGGAGTAAATTATATTAAACTGAATGTTCAATAAGTAATTCAGTTTAAAGTGAGAAATTTGTTGGTATATTTATTAAGACTTAATTTTTGTTATTAATAAAAATGATAATTTAACTATGTTTAGTAAGTAGCCTTTTAGGAAACTTGAAAAAGTGTTGTGGGTTTTTATAATTTGTTATTTCTTATTATTTTACGAGATTCCTATTTAATTTGTAAGACATATATAAAGTCATCGTATTTTTATTTTCCAAGAATAAGAAGTGAGCTTACTTGATTAATATTGTTAAAGTTATTGATACTACTTCACTTCTTGttctaacaaaataaaaatataatagCTTTATATAAGTGTTATAAATTGAATAGAAACCTCATAGAATAATAAGGAATAACAAACTATAATAACCTTTAATATTTATTCAACTTTTTTAAAAGGGAGTTTATTAAACTTACCTAAACTAACATTTAtatttataataaagaataagTCTTAGTAAATGTATCAATAAATTTCTCTCCTTAAACTGAAATGTCTATTGAGCATATAATTTAATTTTCAAATGGTTGAATTTCCAGTAGACAACCAACTTTATGCTTCCTGATTTAAAAGATTGCGTAAATAATGATATTTGATATCAGTGTACTTAACCTTTGTTATAAATAGAAATGTTAATTTAGCTAAATTTAATAAATTACCTTTTAGGAAAGTTGAATAAGTGTTATGGATTATTATAGTATGTTATTTATTATTATTCTTCGAAGTTTCTATTCAATTTATAAGACTTATATAAAGCCATCATTTTTTTTTGTAAGAAGAAGTGATCTCACTTAATTAATATTGTTAAAGTTATGGTTACTACTTCACTTCTTCTTCTTACAAAATGAAAATATTATGTTTTTATATAAGCCTTACAAATTGAATAGAAACTTTAGAGAATAATAAATAATAACAAATTATAATAACACATAACATTTATTCAACTTTTCTAAAATCTAACTTATTAAACTTAACTAAATTAACATTTTATTTATAACAAAGTCTTAGTAAATATACCAACAAACTCTTCCCTTTAAACTGAAATGCTCATTGaatatataatttaattttcAAGTGATTGTACTCCTGGTAGTCTCTTAAGTTTCACAAATTGATCCAATTTCAAATGACTTTGTCATAATGTATGCAACTTGCTCTTATGATCCATAGAAAATCAACTTTATGATTCCCTAATTTGAAAGATCATGTAAATAATGATATCTGACATCAATGTGATTAATCAATTATAGAATAAATACATCAATTATTTAATGAATCTAAAAATTAAAAGTTGCTTATAAAAGAGAATAGAGGGAGTACCTCTTAAATACCTCAAGGTTCTTTTAGAAATTTGCATGTGCTCCTCCTTTGGATTAGCCATATAACATGAAATCAAACACACTATGTACATCATATCTGAGACTATAGTTGTAAGATACATTAGACTACCTACCAATTGCTTGTACAAAGTTGGATCGACATCTTCTAGAAACTATTGGATTTTTGACAAAGTAACAATTCCACATATTGAACCTTTCTAAAACCTCTCTTTCATATTTATTTTGGTATAAGTGAATTCCATTTGCATTATGACTTACTTCAACCCCAAGGAAGAACCTCCTTTTACCAAGGTACGTCATCTCAAATTCTTTCATCATGGACAACTTAATCTTGTACACGATTCTTCATTATTTCCGGTATATATCAAGTCATCGACATAAATACTTACTATGATTATTTTTCTTAGTATGGTCATATTTACTCTTTGTAAATCCTTCTTAGTGGAATTAACTATAAATGATGCTAAACCATGTTCTTGGCGCCTACTTTAGGTCGTATAATACTTTGTTTAACTTATATAGATTTTCTTCCTCTCCGTATTTAATGAAGCTCTCAGGTTGATTCTCATATACCTCTTCCTTCAATTATGTGTATAAGAAGACATTTTTCACATCGAACTGATACACATTCCATCCTTTTTGTGCTTCCACAACCAACAAAATTAGAATCGCGTCCCATCGTGTTACGGGAGCATATACTTCATTATAGTCTACCTTTTCTATTTGTGTATACCCTTTGCAACAAGTCGAGCTTTGTACTTTTCAACCTTGTCTTCTTCATTCAATTTGATTTTGTAAATCTATTTCACTCTAATTTTGGCTTGTATTGGTAGATTTACCAATTTCCATGTTTTATTCTTCTCGATGGAATCTATCTCATGTTTCATGACTTCTATCCATTTTACATCATTCGCAATTTCCTTATAATTTGTGGGATCATCATTTGATAGGAATAAAACCATTCGGGCCTCTTGTTTTTCTTCAGAAAGACCCTCACCACTTTTGTAGTCCTGCAGCCTACTAGGTGGTCTTCTTTCTCTTGGTCGTTCCTGATGTTGTCGTTCCTCATGTTGTAATGTAAGCTCATGGTTTCCACCATCACCCATTTATGTTTCTATATCTGATTCTTCATCAGAATCCTCCATGTCACTACCATTTTCACCCCAATCAAGAGTGATTTCTTTTGTTTCGTCTGAATTTATGTTCtaatttcatttttctccttcTTCAAATATGACATCCCTTCTTATTGTGATTTTCTTCAATATTGGATCTTACAAACGACAAACCTTTGATTCATCACTCACTCCAATTAATATACATTTACGACTTTTATCATCAAGTTTAGTTCTCTTCTGCTGAGGTATATGTACATGTGCAATAGATCCAAACACCTTAAAATTGTTAACTCTAGGTTTCAGGCCACTTCATCTTTCTTTCGGTACCATTTCCTTTAATGCTCTAGTAAGACTTTTGTTAATCACATGATTTGTCCACTTAGCATCTTCGCCCATAAAGTCTTTGCTATCTATTTCTCAGTTAGTAAGCAGCGCACCATATTCATAATTGTTCGATTTCTTTGTTCGACTACTCCATTTTCTTGTGGTGTGAAAGAAATTGTTAATCTTCATTTAATTCCATTCTCTATACATAATTTATTGAACTTGTTTGCGCGGTAAATTCTCCTCCCATATCTATTCATAAATAACATATATATTTTCTGAGCTTCTTTCTCAACCAGAATCTTGAAGCATTTGAATATCTCAAATGTTTCACCTTTTTATGTTAGAAAATAAATTTAAGTTTTGTAAGAGTAGTCATCTACAAACACTACCAAATATCTATTACCACTGTCAAAGATTGGAGTGATTGGACCACACAGATCTGCATGCACCAGTGACCTTTCTTGATATTTTGTCTTGATGTTGCTTTCTAATAATACACACTTCACAAACCCATATAACTTCCTTGAACTTTGGTAGCCCCTCCACCATTTGTTTCTTCTACATAACAACAATGAACTTATGATTTACATGTTTTTACCTTCTATGCCATAGGTCCTCCAAGTTTTCCTCCTTAACCTTTTCGTGGAAGTGATTTTAATGTAACATGAATCACAAACATCTTGTTCAGAGTCATGTTGTTGTCTATAATTTCCACTCTCTGAGGATGATAAATTATGCATGCACCTTATTATTTATTATGTTTACTAGGCATTTTTTTAAGTTGGCACATTCTTAACAAAATGTTGGTTAAGTCAGGCACAAAGTAAACATCATACACATTTTGAATGA from Lathyrus oleraceus cultivar Zhongwan6 chromosome 7, CAAS_Psat_ZW6_1.0, whole genome shotgun sequence encodes the following:
- the LOC127100402 gene encoding zinc finger CCCH domain-containing protein 16, translating into MKELCRNFQRGSCTYGERCRFLHQQPNQQQRKSNAFGGQTNKNPFGFGSASASAPNQQPKNNPFGFGSQNTSQSNGAPRSDSKPNQFQPFENKWNRTSSKPQSGTQRPSDNNSQTVNHNCTDPEICKRLIAEDFEQEKPLWILTCYGHCKGAPCDIIGDISYEELRASAYEDAKNGMSLPLIVEKERNILKSKLVEFDKLLSEPYKMPLNSSLDIQKYQSNGANANAFSPATQNNGPLSVSSFSQLGASLNTGFERPSAPQVTTPAQPNSFGSGGNFFSSNTGNLFGSGISGAQNNTGNSFTSNTGNLFGSGVSGAQNNTGNSFTSNTGSLFGSGVSGAQNNNPFSTPAELTMFPGSTSQFQQPSIAFNNTSSATMLQTASSDVQLNTPQVENVSVDDSIWLKEKWNPGEIPEEAPPDRFIR